One Pararhizobium sp. IMCC3301 DNA segment encodes these proteins:
- a CDS encoding GNAT family N-acetyltransferase, producing the protein MRTGLGTPISAWQRLRSASWARGPGFLSSLPVSPVLGPMPIGGRIGNLEVRLAATPVELRKTQALRYQVFYREMDAVADARTRFWRRDEDRFDRICDHLLVLDHGNLNRRKQPRIVGTYRLLRQEVADAHGGFYSAGEYDIEPLLKLHSHRKFLELGRSCVLPDYRNSRTVELLWHGIWSYVLAHNIDVLFGCASFAGTEPDDNAVALSFLHHHAAAAPQWRVKALPARYTAMNRLPRDEVPVKAALRNLPSLIKGYLRVGAKIGDGAVLDFQFGTTDVLIILPVSEIDERYIRHYGADAARYAV; encoded by the coding sequence ATGCGAACGGGGTTGGGCACACCGATATCGGCCTGGCAGCGGTTGCGATCCGCCTCATGGGCGCGTGGCCCCGGTTTTCTGTCCTCTCTGCCAGTGAGCCCGGTGCTGGGCCCGATGCCGATTGGCGGCCGGATCGGCAATCTGGAAGTGCGGCTGGCCGCAACGCCAGTTGAATTGCGCAAGACGCAGGCGTTGCGCTACCAGGTTTTTTACCGGGAAATGGACGCGGTTGCTGACGCCAGAACCCGCTTTTGGCGCCGCGATGAAGACCGTTTCGACCGGATCTGCGACCACCTTCTGGTGCTCGATCATGGAAATCTGAACCGCCGCAAACAGCCCCGAATTGTGGGAACCTACCGCCTGCTGCGACAGGAGGTTGCCGATGCGCATGGCGGCTTCTACAGCGCCGGCGAATATGACATCGAGCCACTTTTGAAGCTTCATTCCCACCGTAAATTTCTCGAGCTGGGCCGGTCCTGCGTATTGCCAGATTATCGCAACAGCCGCACGGTTGAATTGCTGTGGCATGGTATCTGGTCCTACGTCCTGGCGCACAATATTGATGTGCTGTTTGGCTGTGCCTCTTTTGCCGGTACAGAACCGGACGACAATGCTGTCGCACTGTCATTCCTGCATCACCATGCAGCAGCGGCGCCGCAGTGGAGGGTGAAGGCGCTGCCGGCGCGGTATACCGCTATGAATCGCTTGCCGAGGGACGAGGTTCCGGTGAAAGCGGCGCTGCGCAATTTGCCGTCGCTGATAAAGGGATATTTGCGTGTCGGCGCGAAGATCGGCGACGGCGCAGTGCTGGATTTCCAATTCGGCACAACCGACGTTCTGATTATTCTGCCGGTTTCCGAGATTGATGAGCGTTATATCCGGCATTATGGTGCAGATGCGGCCAGATATGCAGTGTGA